In one window of Enterobacteriaceae endosymbiont of Plateumaris pusilla DNA:
- the rmuC gene encoding DNA recombination protein RmuC has product MLYYKIFIFLELILIFLFILLYKKKIENLNKLNLKFKINEKILEQITKENNKLNYESKKRLYLENDLNNKLKKLEIKLILTIEKNNNLQFLKLENKDLKIIISNKLEIISNLKSEISKIKTQLKDLIIFYEKKEILMTKNKNYLNLEFTNLANKILENNEKRINENNNKNIKNIINPLKDQLNDFKNQLQNNLHQESSERNILTYELRNLQKLNNHLSQEAINLTNALKGNNKIQGNWGELILNKILESSGLRKGYEYEIQKIIKLKDNKKKIQPDIIIKLPHDKNIIIDSKMTLVAYERYFNSDNNKSKNKALEEHILAIRNHLRLLSSKNYQNLSNIKSLDYIIMFIPIEPAFLIAIGYKPSLLNEALKQNIMLVSPTTLMVTLRTISNLWRFDKQNKNSLIIANKATKLYDKIRLFIEDIYNIEKILNKLQENYNSVKKKLFTGKGNIISQAESFRKLGIKVVNKINKKNIDNND; this is encoded by the coding sequence ATGTTATACTACAAAATATTTATTTTTTTAGAATTAATATTAATTTTTCTTTTTATATTGCTATATAAAAAGAAAATTGAAAATTTAAATAAATTAAATTTAAAATTTAAAATAAATGAAAAAATTTTAGAACAAATAACAAAAGAAAATAATAAATTAAATTATGAATCTAAAAAAAGATTATATTTAGAAAACGATTTAAACAATAAATTAAAAAAACTAGAAATTAAATTAATTCTTACTATAGAAAAAAATAATAATTTACAATTTTTAAAATTAGAAAATAAAGATTTAAAAATCATAATATCAAATAAATTAGAGATTATTTCTAATTTAAAATCAGAAATAAGTAAAATTAAAACTCAATTAAAAGATTTAATTATTTTTTATGAAAAAAAAGAAATATTAATGACAAAAAATAAAAATTATTTAAATTTAGAATTTACAAATTTAGCTAATAAAATTTTAGAAAATAATGAAAAAAGAATTAATGAAAATAATAATAAAAATATAAAAAATATAATTAATCCATTAAAAGATCAGTTAAATGATTTTAAAAATCAACTTCAAAATAATTTACATCAAGAATCTTCTGAAAGAAATATATTAACTTATGAGTTACGTAATTTACAAAAATTAAATAATCATTTATCTCAAGAAGCAATTAATTTAACAAATGCTTTAAAAGGAAATAATAAAATTCAAGGTAACTGGGGTGAATTAATTTTAAATAAAATATTAGAATCATCAGGATTAAGAAAAGGATATGAATATGAAATTCAGAAAATAATTAAATTAAAAGATAATAAAAAAAAAATACAACCTGATATAATAATAAAATTACCTCATGATAAAAATATAATAATTGATTCTAAAATGACTTTAGTAGCTTATGAACGTTATTTTAATTCTGATAATAATAAATCTAAAAATAAAGCTTTAGAAGAACATATTCTTGCTATTAGAAATCATTTACGTTTATTAAGTAGTAAAAATTATCAAAATTTATCTAATATTAAATCATTAGATTATATAATTATGTTTATTCCTATAGAACCAGCATTTTTAATAGCTATAGGTTATAAACCTTCATTATTAAATGAAGCATTAAAACAAAATATCATGTTAGTTAGTCCAACAACATTAATGGTTACTCTTAGAACAATTAGTAATTTATGGCGTTTTGATAAACAAAATAAAAATTCTTTAATAATAGCTAATAAAGCTACAAAATTATATGATAAAATTAGACTTTTTATAGAAGATATATATAATATTGAAAAAATTTTAAATAAATTACAAGAAAATTACAATTCAGTAAAAAAAAAATTATTTACAGGAAAAGGTAATATTATTTCTCAAGCAGAAAGTTTTAGAAAATTAGGTATTAAAGTAGTTAATAAAATAAATAAAAAAAATATAGATAATAATGATTAA
- a CDS encoding TatD family hydrolase yields MFDISVNLTHVQFNKDLDSVINRAINKGINGMLVIGSNIIDSYNAYKIVKKYNNYCWSTVGIHPHYANLWEKNTIHNMNYIISKKKVVAIGECGLDFYRNKSSIKEQLFAFNSQLELASSLFIPVFLHCRNAFNIFIKELSPWISKIPQSIIHCFSGNKYELEQCLSMNLSISISGLFFNKKYRLSSINDLKLIPQDHLLTETDSPFLSFKKINNSNYYDITKNRNEPFFLYYLLKKMAYIRNENFKLLQFYTEKNARNILKI; encoded by the coding sequence ATGTTTGATATTAGTGTTAATTTAACTCATGTACAATTTAATAAAGATCTTGATTCAGTTATTAATAGAGCAATAAATAAAGGAATAAATGGTATGTTAGTTATAGGATCTAATATTATTGATAGTTATAATGCATATAAAATTGTTAAAAAATATAATAATTATTGTTGGTCTACTGTAGGAATACATCCTCATTATGCTAATTTATGGGAAAAAAATACAATTCATAATATGAATTATATTATATCTAAAAAAAAAGTAGTAGCAATAGGAGAGTGTGGTTTAGATTTTTATAGAAATAAATCTTCTATAAAAGAACAATTATTTGCTTTTAACTCACAATTAGAATTAGCATCAAGTCTATTTATACCAGTATTTTTACATTGTCGTAATGCTTTTAATATTTTTATTAAAGAATTATCTCCTTGGATTAGTAAAATTCCTCAATCAATAATTCATTGTTTTTCTGGTAATAAATATGAATTGGAACAATGTTTATCTATGAATTTATCTATAAGTATATCTGGATTATTCTTTAATAAAAAATATAGATTATCATCTATAAATGATCTTAAATTAATACCCCAAGATCATTTATTAACAGAAACAGATTCACCTTTTTTATCATTTAAAAAAATAAATAATAGTAATTATTATGATATAACAAAAAATAGAAATGAACCATTTTTTTTATATTATCTTTTAAAAAAAATGGCATATATAAGAAATGAAAATTTTAAATTATTACAATTTTATACAGAAAAAAATGCACGTAATATTTTAAAAATTTAA
- the asnS gene encoding asparagine--tRNA ligase: MLVSSISQLIKDKVKINSEITIGGWVRTKRNSKTGITFIVLYDGSCIDDIQIIANSSLNNYKEEILLITSGCSLMIIGKLVKSPKKLQNYEIQASKIKILGWVKNPEKYPISPKKHSLEYLRTVSHLRSRTKLISSITRIKHNTALYIHNFFHKKNFFWINTPLITTLDTEGSGKMFRVSTLNFQNLFLDKDQKINFKKDFFGKESFLTVSGQLNLEAYACSMSKVYTFGPTFRAENSNTNRHLAEFWMLEIEMSFANLKNIIDLSEKLLKYLCIKILDNHIDEINFLSKINKINLINKINKIILNKFIIIDYNKAIKILLKNKQKFKNKIIWGKDLSIEHEKYLTNNYFDRPVIVYNYPKEIKAFYMYLNNDKKTVASMDILFPDIGEIIGGSQREHRINILDNRINELKLNKKDYWWYRDLRKYGTVIHSGFGLGFERFLSYITGSNNIREIIPFPRTPYNAKF, encoded by the coding sequence ATTTTAGTTTCTAGTATTTCTCAATTAATAAAAGATAAAGTTAAAATTAATAGTGAAATAACTATAGGTGGATGGGTTCGTACAAAAAGAAATTCTAAAACAGGAATAACTTTTATTGTTTTATATGATGGTTCATGTATAGATGATATTCAAATCATAGCTAATTCATCATTAAACAATTATAAGGAAGAAATATTATTAATAACTAGTGGTTGTTCTTTAATGATTATAGGAAAATTAGTAAAATCTCCTAAAAAATTACAAAATTATGAAATACAAGCTTCAAAAATAAAGATTTTAGGTTGGGTTAAAAATCCTGAAAAATATCCTATTTCACCTAAAAAACATAGTTTAGAATATTTAAGAACAGTATCTCATTTACGATCACGTACTAAATTAATTAGTAGTATTACTAGAATAAAACATAATACAGCTTTATATATTCATAATTTTTTTCATAAAAAAAATTTTTTTTGGATTAATACTCCATTAATTACTACTTTAGATACTGAAGGATCAGGTAAAATGTTTAGAGTTTCTACTCTTAATTTTCAAAATTTATTTTTGGATAAAGATCAAAAAATAAATTTTAAAAAAGACTTTTTTGGTAAAGAATCTTTTTTAACTGTATCCGGACAATTAAATTTAGAAGCATATGCATGTTCCATGTCTAAAGTGTATACGTTTGGTCCTACTTTTAGAGCAGAAAATTCTAATACTAATCGACATTTAGCTGAATTTTGGATGCTAGAAATAGAAATGTCATTTGCAAATTTAAAAAATATTATTGATTTATCCGAAAAATTATTAAAGTATTTATGTATAAAAATTTTAGATAATCATATAGATGAAATTAATTTTTTATCAAAAATTAATAAAATTAATTTAATTAATAAAATTAATAAAATTATATTAAATAAATTTATAATTATTGATTATAATAAAGCTATTAAAATATTATTAAAAAATAAACAAAAATTTAAAAATAAAATAATATGGGGAAAAGATTTATCTATAGAACATGAAAAATATTTAACTAATAATTACTTTGATAGACCAGTAATAGTATATAATTATCCAAAAGAAATAAAAGCTTTTTATATGTATCTTAATAATGATAAAAAAACAGTTGCTTCCATGGATATCTTATTTCCAGATATAGGAGAAATTATAGGTGGTTCTCAACGAGAACACAGAATAAATATATTAGATAATAGAATTAATGAATTAAAATTGAATAAAAAAGATTATTGGTGGTATCGTGATTTAAGAAAATACGGTACTGTTATACATTCTGGATTTGGTTTGGGATTTGAAAGATTTTTATCATATATTACAGGATCTAATAATATTAGAGAAATAATTCCATTTCCAAGAACTCCATATAATGCTAAATTTTAA
- a CDS encoding porin, which translates to MKFNILKILIPFLLLFNIVYADEIYNKNNQTLDLYGNLNVKNIISKKKAKSTKSVEKYNFDLGLKGTSIINDNLKAFGQFEYTIQINELKSGIKTNKPEFNVRYPIILQLGFLGLQYNGMTISYGRNYGILYDTTSYIKKFPIFDEEVYYTNDHFMFAKANNLTTYRNNNFLGLDGLNIALQYQGNNNFNKLEQNGPGWGTSIEYNLGFGINIIGSYFSSYSNPDPNSSFAKYFFFHPYFKKIDKKHKKIKLVQKFKKKDDNKKLSNAYALGIKYNKKNIYLSTVFSETNNSVRYNHNDDYLLANKTKSLEFLGQYTFNDNIQASISYLQSQGYNIPPGSDFPAGKIDLAKYLTIGTSYSFSKNFLAYLGYKISLLNNTEYVQSSRIPNKNMIGLGLTYYF; encoded by the coding sequence ATGAAATTTAATATATTAAAAATATTAATACCATTTTTATTATTATTTAACATTGTATATGCTGATGAAATTTATAATAAAAATAATCAAACATTAGATTTATATGGAAATCTAAATGTAAAAAATATTATTTCTAAAAAAAAAGCTAAGTCAACAAAAAGTGTAGAAAAATATAATTTTGATTTAGGATTAAAAGGTACATCAATTATTAATGATAATTTAAAAGCATTTGGACAATTTGAATATACTATACAAATAAATGAACTTAAATCTGGTATAAAAACAAATAAACCTGAATTTAATGTACGTTATCCTATTATCTTACAACTAGGATTTTTAGGATTACAATATAATGGTATGACCATAAGTTATGGTAGAAATTATGGTATATTATATGATACTACTTCATACATAAAGAAATTTCCTATATTTGATGAAGAAGTATATTATACTAATGATCATTTTATGTTTGCTAAAGCAAATAATTTAACAACATATAGAAACAATAATTTCTTAGGTTTGGATGGATTAAATATTGCTTTACAATATCAAGGAAATAATAATTTTAATAAATTAGAACAAAATGGTCCTGGTTGGGGAACTTCAATTGAATATAATTTAGGTTTTGGAATTAATATTATTGGATCTTATTTTTCTTCTTATAGTAATCCTGATCCTAATTCATCATTTGCTAAATATTTTTTCTTTCACCCTTATTTTAAAAAAATAGATAAAAAACATAAAAAAATAAAATTAGTACAAAAATTTAAAAAAAAAGATGATAATAAAAAATTATCTAATGCTTATGCATTAGGTATAAAATATAATAAAAAAAATATATATTTATCAACTGTATTTAGTGAAACTAATAATTCAGTAAGATATAATCATAATGATGATTATTTATTAGCAAATAAAACTAAAAGTTTAGAATTTTTAGGTCAATATACTTTTAATGATAATATACAAGCTTCAATATCATATTTACAATCACAAGGATATAATATCCCTCCAGGAAGTGATTTCCCTGCTGGAAAAATTGATTTAGCTAAATATTTAACTATTGGTACTTCATATTCTTTCAGTAAAAATTTTTTAGCTTATTTAGGATATAAAATTAGTTTATTAAATAATACTGAATATGTACAAAGTAGTAGAATACCAAATAAAAATATGATTGGCTTAGGATTAACATATTATTTCTAA
- a CDS encoding MBL fold metallo-hydrolase, whose product MNYIIIPVTNFFQNCCIIWCSTTLHAAIIDPGGEHNKIIDNIIKYKLSVKKILITHGHLDHIGSAYILSNIYKIPILGPHKKDYFWIKNINFQKNIFQIPSCTFTKNIWLKNNNQISIGNLILTVYHCPGHTPGHIVFFNKLSNILISGDVIFKKNIGRTDLPLSNYNDLICSIKQKILPLGNNVIIIPGHGPITNIGYEILNNPFLKKNY is encoded by the coding sequence ATGAACTATATAATCATACCAGTAACTAATTTTTTTCAAAATTGTTGTATAATATGGTGTTCAACTACTTTACATGCAGCCATAATTGATCCTGGAGGAGAACATAATAAAATTATAGATAATATAATTAAATATAAACTGTCTGTAAAAAAAATATTAATAACTCATGGTCATTTAGATCATATTGGTTCTGCATATATATTATCTAATATATATAAAATACCTATTTTAGGACCTCATAAAAAAGATTATTTTTGGATAAAAAATATTAATTTTCAAAAAAATATTTTTCAAATACCTAGTTGTACTTTTACAAAAAATATATGGTTAAAAAATAATAATCAAATATCAATAGGTAATCTTATATTAACAGTATATCATTGTCCAGGTCATACTCCTGGACATATAGTTTTTTTTAATAAATTAAGTAATATTTTAATATCAGGAGATGTAATTTTTAAAAAAAATATTGGTAGAACTGACTTACCATTAAGTAATTATAATGATTTAATTTGTTCTATAAAACAAAAAATACTACCATTAGGTAATAATGTAATTATTATTCCAGGTCATGGTCCTATAACTAATATAGGTTATGAAATATTAAATAATCCATTTTTAAAAAAAAATTACTAA
- a CDS encoding HU family DNA-binding protein, which yields MNKSELINNLISENKNNKIPINIIKNIVEEILHYMILNFSQGHRIEIRGFGSFSLYYKASRIGRNPKTGSLLQLKSRYIIHFKPGKQLKEKINF from the coding sequence ATGAATAAATCTGAATTAATTAATAATTTAATATCAGAAAATAAAAATAATAAAATTCCAATTAATATTATTAAAAATATAGTAGAAGAAATATTACATTATATGATTTTAAATTTTTCTCAAGGTCATAGAATAGAAATTAGAGGGTTTGGTAGTTTTTCTTTATATTATAAAGCATCAAGGATAGGACGCAATCCTAAGACTGGTAGTCTATTACAATTAAAATCTCGATATATCATACATTTTAAACCAGGAAAACAATTAAAAGAAAAAATAAACTTTTAA
- the rpsA gene encoding 30S ribosomal protein S1, producing MTECFSQLFEQSLKDNIINIGSIITGVVISIEKDIVLVDAGLKSESSIPIEQFKNSQGIIEIKVGDKVDVALDTIENGFGETILSREKAKRHEAWLILEKSYSNTTNITGIITGKVKGGFTVDLNGIRAFLPGSLVDIRPIRDTFHLEGKDLDFKVIKLDQKRNNVVVSRKAVIESENSAERNQLLNTLHEGIKIKGLVKNLTDYGAFVDLGGVDGLLHITDMAWKRVKHPSEIVNIGEEIFVKVLKFDKEKTRVSLGLKQLGEDPWISITKRYPENQKVIGRVTNLTDYGCFVEIAEGIEGLVHISEMDWTNKNIHPSKVVKINDKVEVMVLDIDEERRRISLGLKQCTINPWLKFSENHNKGDKVKGKIKSITDFGIFIGLSGGIDGLVHLSDLSWVNNGEEEVRNYKKGDEITAIVLQVDSERERISLGIKQLIEDPLNNYIIAQKKGSIVTGNIISIDPKTIFIKFTDGILGNIKLSDQINCKIENFIKHFKVSNNIEGKIINIDRKNRLVNLSIKIKEIENNISKKDKDKSVFANAMTEAFKAAKCE from the coding sequence ATGACTGAATGTTTTTCTCAATTATTTGAACAATCTTTAAAAGATAATATTATTAATATAGGTTCTATAATTACTGGAGTTGTAATTTCTATTGAAAAAGATATTGTATTAGTAGATGCAGGTTTAAAATCAGAATCTTCTATTCCTATAGAACAATTTAAAAATTCTCAAGGAATTATTGAAATTAAAGTAGGAGATAAAGTAGATGTTGCACTAGATACCATAGAAAATGGATTTGGAGAAACAATATTATCTAGAGAAAAAGCTAAAAGACATGAAGCATGGTTAATATTAGAAAAATCATATAGTAATACTACTAATATTACTGGTATTATTACCGGTAAAGTTAAAGGAGGTTTTACTGTAGATTTAAATGGAATTAGAGCTTTTTTACCTGGTTCTTTAGTAGATATTAGACCAATAAGAGATACTTTTCATTTAGAAGGAAAAGATTTAGATTTTAAAGTTATTAAATTAGATCAAAAACGTAATAATGTAGTTGTTTCTAGAAAAGCAGTAATAGAATCTGAAAATAGTGCTGAAAGAAATCAATTATTAAATACCTTACATGAAGGCATAAAAATTAAAGGTTTAGTTAAAAATCTTACTGATTATGGAGCTTTTGTTGATTTAGGTGGAGTTGATGGATTATTACATATTACAGATATGGCATGGAAAAGAGTAAAGCATCCTAGTGAAATTGTTAATATAGGAGAAGAAATTTTTGTTAAAGTATTAAAATTTGATAAAGAAAAAACTAGAGTTTCATTAGGTTTAAAACAATTAGGAGAAGATCCATGGATATCTATTACTAAACGTTATCCTGAAAATCAAAAAGTAATAGGACGAGTAACTAATTTAACAGATTATGGATGTTTTGTTGAAATAGCAGAAGGAATAGAAGGATTAGTACATATATCTGAAATGGACTGGACTAATAAAAATATTCACCCTTCAAAAGTAGTAAAAATTAATGATAAAGTAGAAGTTATGGTATTAGATATTGATGAAGAAAGAAGAAGAATTTCTTTAGGACTAAAACAATGTACTATTAATCCATGGTTAAAATTTTCAGAAAATCATAATAAAGGTGATAAAGTAAAAGGTAAAATAAAGTCTATAACAGATTTTGGTATTTTTATTGGTTTAAGTGGAGGTATTGATGGTTTAGTCCATTTATCAGATCTATCTTGGGTTAATAATGGTGAAGAAGAAGTACGTAATTATAAAAAAGGAGATGAAATTACAGCTATAGTTCTTCAAGTAGATTCTGAAAGAGAAAGAATATCTTTAGGAATTAAACAATTAATTGAAGATCCATTAAATAATTATATTATAGCTCAAAAAAAAGGAAGTATTGTTACTGGTAATATTATTAGTATTGACCCTAAAACAATATTTATAAAATTTACAGATGGAATTTTAGGTAATATAAAATTATCTGATCAAATAAATTGTAAAATTGAAAATTTTATTAAACATTTTAAAGTATCAAACAATATTGAAGGTAAAATAATTAATATTGATAGAAAAAATAGATTAGTAAATCTTTCTATAAAAATTAAAGAAATAGAAAATAATATTTCAAAAAAAGATAAAGATAAATCTGTTTTTGCTAATGCTATGACTGAAGCTTTTAAAGCTGCAAAATGTGAATAA
- the aroA gene encoding 3-phosphoshikimate 1-carboxyvinyltransferase codes for MKNILTLKPINKINGCIKLPGSKSISNRVLLLSALSKGKTKLINLLNSDDITHMLNALKALGIKYTLSNNNTVCDIIGNSKFFQHKKKLKLFLGNAGTVIRPLTALLSLNNNCDIILTGEPRMLERPIGHLVDALRSGGAKIEYLNNKNYPPIRLKGGFTGINNIKIEGSISSQFLTSLLIICPLLKMNTSIFIKEKLVSQPYIDITIKLMNVFGVNIYNNNYSNFIILGNQNYSSPGEYIIEGDASSASYFLAAAAIKGGTIKLININKNSIQGDIKFINVLSSMGAKVYNGQNYISCSRNKLNSINMDMNHIPDTAMTIAVTSLFAKGTTIIKNIYNWRVKETDRITAMVNELRKTGAYIIEGKDYIIITPPKDIKSTIIETYNDHRMAMCFSLLSLSNKLVHIINPNCIRKTYPNYFRELKKISYY; via the coding sequence ATGAAAAATATTTTAACTTTAAAACCTATTAATAAAATTAATGGTTGTATTAAATTACCAGGATCTAAAAGTATTTCTAATAGAGTATTATTACTATCTGCTTTATCAAAAGGAAAAACTAAATTAATTAATTTATTAAATAGTGATGATATTACTCATATGCTTAATGCTTTAAAAGCATTAGGTATTAAATATACTTTATCAAATAATAATACTGTTTGTGATATTATAGGTAATAGTAAATTTTTTCAGCATAAAAAAAAATTAAAATTATTTTTAGGTAATGCTGGAACCGTTATAAGACCATTAACTGCACTTTTATCTTTAAATAATAATTGTGATATTATATTAACTGGCGAACCACGTATGTTAGAAAGACCTATTGGTCATCTTGTAGATGCTTTACGTAGTGGTGGTGCTAAAATAGAATACTTAAATAATAAAAATTATCCACCTATTCGTTTAAAAGGAGGATTTACAGGAATAAATAATATTAAAATAGAGGGATCTATATCTAGTCAATTTTTAACTTCATTATTAATAATTTGTCCTTTATTAAAAATGAATACTTCAATTTTTATAAAAGAAAAATTAGTTTCTCAACCATATATTGATATAACAATTAAATTAATGAATGTATTTGGTGTAAATATATATAATAATAATTATTCTAATTTTATTATTCTCGGAAATCAAAATTATTCTTCTCCAGGAGAATATATAATTGAAGGTGATGCATCATCTGCTTCTTATTTTTTAGCTGCTGCTGCTATTAAAGGAGGAACAATTAAATTAATTAATATTAATAAAAATAGTATTCAAGGAGATATTAAATTTATTAATGTATTAAGTAGTATGGGAGCAAAAGTATATAATGGACAAAATTATATTTCTTGCTCTCGTAATAAATTAAATTCTATTAATATGGATATGAATCATATTCCTGATACTGCAATGACTATAGCAGTAACTAGTTTATTTGCTAAAGGTACAACTATTATTAAAAATATTTATAATTGGCGTGTTAAAGAAACTGATCGTATAACAGCAATGGTTAATGAATTACGTAAAACTGGAGCTTATATAATAGAGGGAAAAGATTATATTATTATTACTCCACCTAAAGATATAAAAAGTACTATTATTGAAACTTATAATGATCATAGAATGGCAATGTGTTTTTCATTACTATCTTTATCTAATAAATTAGTACATATTATAAATCCTAATTGTATTAGAAAAACATATCCGAATTATTTTAGAGAATTAAAAAAAATTAGTTATTATTAA
- the serC gene encoding 3-phosphoserine/phosphohydroxythreonine transaminase: MKKIFNFSPGPSMIPREVLLQAQNELINWNNLNFSVMEISHRSKYFINLVEEFENNLRILMNVPKTYKILFCQGGARTQFAAIPMNLLNYNQNADYANIGYWSYKAIEEAKKYCVPNIINTKKIINNIIYIKPINEWLLNNESVYIHYCANETIEGIAINEEPNFKNKIVVADLSSTILTKKIDISRYGIIYASTQKNIGPSGLTIIIIRDDLIIKKNYRKELPSVLNYKIIADNNSMFNTPPTFSLYLSSLVLKWLKRKGGIKYINKINQKKADLLYSTIDNSKIYINNVSIKNRSLTNIIFNINKKNIENIFLKKAENQGLYFLKGHSILGGIRASIYNAMPIEGIQTLVKFMNSFEKLYI; this comes from the coding sequence ATGAAAAAAATATTTAATTTTAGTCCAGGTCCATCAATGATTCCTCGTGAAGTATTATTACAAGCACAAAATGAATTAATTAATTGGAATAATTTAAATTTTTCAGTTATGGAAATTAGTCATAGAAGTAAATATTTTATTAATTTAGTTGAAGAATTTGAAAATAATTTACGTATTTTAATGAATGTTCCTAAAACATATAAAATATTATTTTGTCAAGGTGGAGCAAGAACACAATTTGCTGCTATTCCAATGAATTTATTAAATTATAATCAAAATGCTGATTATGCAAATATTGGATATTGGTCTTATAAAGCAATAGAAGAAGCAAAAAAATATTGTGTACCTAATATTATTAATACTAAAAAAATAATTAATAATATTATATATATAAAACCAATAAATGAATGGCTATTAAATAATGAATCAGTATATATTCATTATTGTGCTAATGAGACTATAGAAGGAATTGCTATAAACGAAGAACCTAATTTTAAAAATAAAATTGTTGTTGCAGATTTATCTTCTACTATACTTACTAAAAAAATTGATATATCACGTTATGGAATAATATATGCTAGTACTCAAAAAAATATTGGTCCATCTGGTTTAACTATTATAATAATTAGAGATGATTTAATTATAAAAAAAAATTATCGTAAAGAATTACCATCTGTTTTAAATTATAAAATTATTGCTGATAATAATTCAATGTTTAATACACCCCCAACATTTTCATTATATTTATCTAGTTTAGTTCTAAAATGGTTAAAGAGAAAAGGTGGTATCAAATATATTAATAAAATTAATCAAAAAAAAGCTGATTTATTATATTCTACTATAGATAATAGTAAAATTTATATAAATAATGTATCTATTAAAAATAGATCATTAACTAATATTATTTTTAATATTAATAAAAAAAATATAGAAAATATATTTTTAAAAAAAGCAGAAAATCAGGGATTATATTTTCTTAAAGGACATAGTATTTTAGGTGGTATAAGAGCTTCAATATATAATGCTATGCCTATAGAAGGAATACAAACTTTAGTAAAATTTATGAATAGTTTTGAAAAATTATATATATAA